A single window of Candidatus Rhabdochlamydia oedothoracis DNA harbors:
- a CDS encoding IS30 family transposase encodes MIFNNQTQGETLPKGYHHLTYDQRCQIYILKARGDTSSSIANILKVHHSTISRELKRNKGQRGYRHQQAQEKAFLRKNSQPNKKMTPQIVTRIEEKIKLQWSPIQISGWLKRHGKEHVSHETIYNHIWKDKRQGGQLYRELRHRGKKYNKQRKGASGRGNMPGRIDIKQRPCIVEKKTRLGDWELDTVIGAGHKGVIVSMVERTSKLTKLAKVSHKTAEEVSQALIEQLKPIKDFVHTLTADNGKEFAYHQMVSFELETDFYFATPYHSWERGLNEHTNGLVRQYFPKTQSFLDTTSKDIERVETLLNNRPRKALNFETPLEVFTRLSTNMLCSGAQ; translated from the coding sequence GTGATTTTTAACAATCAAACACAAGGAGAGACCTTGCCTAAAGGCTACCATCACCTAACCTATGACCAAAGATGTCAGATTTATATTTTAAAAGCTAGAGGAGATACATCTAGCTCAATAGCAAACATTCTAAAAGTTCATCATAGCACTATTAGTAGGGAACTTAAGAGAAATAAAGGGCAACGAGGATACCGTCATCAGCAAGCTCAAGAAAAAGCATTTCTTAGAAAAAATTCTCAGCCCAATAAAAAAATGACTCCTCAAATAGTTACCCGTATTGAAGAAAAAATCAAGTTGCAATGGAGCCCTATACAAATATCCGGATGGCTTAAAAGACATGGTAAAGAACATGTTAGTCATGAGACCATCTATAATCATATCTGGAAAGATAAACGACAGGGAGGACAGCTTTATAGAGAGCTCCGTCATCGAGGGAAAAAATATAACAAGCAGAGAAAGGGAGCTTCTGGAAGAGGGAACATGCCTGGTCGTATAGATATTAAGCAACGGCCTTGTATTGTAGAAAAAAAGACTCGTTTAGGAGACTGGGAACTAGATACAGTCATAGGGGCAGGACATAAAGGCGTAATTGTATCAATGGTAGAAAGAACTTCCAAGCTAACTAAGCTCGCCAAAGTTTCTCATAAAACTGCAGAGGAAGTAAGTCAAGCGTTAATTGAACAACTTAAACCTATCAAAGATTTTGTACACACATTAACAGCAGACAACGGAAAAGAATTTGCCTATCACCAAATGGTTAGTTTCGAGCTAGAGACAGACTTCTACTTTGCAACGCCCTACCATTCTTGGGAAAGAGGCTTAAATGAGCATACAAACGGACTAGTTAGGCAATATTTTCCTAAAACACAAAGCTTTTTAGATACGACTTCCAAGGATATAGAAAGGGTGGA
- the fmt gene encoding methionyl-tRNA formyltransferase — MKIIFFGTSSFAAQILFYLVQNQVNVIAVVTRPDRPTGRSLKSSFPPVKQTAIRLNVPIFQPEKASSPEFVAQLKSLQADLFIVVAYGEIVKKEVLDLPSLGCINIHASLLPKYRGAAPMQRCLINAEKETGISIIEMTPKMDAGDIISMQKIPIPFEMTHGELEKELCVLAQEMILQVIEQFRNHSIKRIPQDHSQMSLAPKISAEEKEIDWDLDSHLLHNRIRALSPSPGAFCILEIKNQKKRLKILRAFPENLPSSENPGSLVTLGKEVEVVCGQGILRLLEVQLEGKRAMSASDCFNGLQNPKII; from the coding sequence ATGAAAATCATTTTTTTTGGCACCTCTTCTTTTGCTGCGCAAATTTTATTTTATCTTGTACAAAATCAAGTTAATGTAATAGCTGTTGTTACGCGTCCCGATCGTCCAACAGGACGATCGTTAAAATCTTCTTTCCCTCCGGTAAAGCAAACCGCAATTCGATTAAATGTACCTATCTTTCAGCCTGAAAAAGCTTCTTCTCCAGAATTTGTTGCACAACTTAAAAGTCTACAAGCTGATCTTTTCATTGTGGTGGCTTATGGAGAGATTGTAAAAAAAGAAGTCTTAGACCTCCCTTCTTTGGGATGTATTAATATCCATGCAAGTCTGCTCCCTAAATATAGGGGAGCTGCTCCTATGCAAAGGTGTCTTATAAATGCAGAAAAAGAAACAGGTATTTCTATTATTGAAATGACTCCAAAAATGGATGCAGGGGATATCATATCTATGCAAAAAATCCCTATTCCTTTTGAAATGACTCATGGTGAGCTTGAAAAAGAGTTATGTGTATTAGCTCAAGAAATGATCTTACAAGTAATTGAGCAATTTAGAAATCATTCTATAAAAAGAATCCCACAAGATCATTCTCAAATGAGTTTAGCTCCAAAAATATCTGCTGAAGAAAAAGAAATTGACTGGGATCTTGATTCTCATCTATTGCATAACCGCATTCGAGCTTTATCCCCCTCCCCGGGTGCTTTTTGCATATTAGAGATAAAAAATCAAAAAAAGCGCCTTAAAATCCTACGCGCATTTCCAGAAAATCTCCCATCCTCAGAAAACCCGGGTTCTCTTGTTACATTAGGTAAAGAAGTAGAGGTTGTCTGCGGACAAGGAATATTGCGTCTTCTGGAAGTGCAACTCGAAGGCAAACGAGCTATGTCAGCATCTGATTGCTTTAATGGTCTTCAAAACCCAAAAATTATTTGA